A region of Candidatus Methylacidiphilales bacterium DNA encodes the following proteins:
- the infC gene encoding translation initiation factor IF-3, producing MHTPQQRVNQRIRAREVLTIGPEGQPLGVLPLPEALNQARLAGLDLVEVAPNARPPVCKILDYGKFRYEMAKRDREAKKHNLSARVKELKFHLNTDTHDYMVKMRHAEDFMIKGMKVKLMLVLRGREMIRKDDARTMAHKIIADLNHVASADSEPKLVGRNINLMLTPLPEKKRVRKYTVENEVYDDVPEGPEDAEDDGDSESTESNAKSTST from the coding sequence ATTCACACCCCCCAGCAACGCGTCAACCAACGCATCCGCGCCCGCGAAGTCCTGACCATCGGCCCGGAGGGCCAGCCCTTGGGCGTCCTCCCCCTGCCCGAAGCCCTCAACCAAGCCCGCCTGGCCGGCCTGGATTTGGTCGAGGTCGCCCCCAACGCCCGCCCACCCGTCTGCAAGATCCTCGACTACGGAAAATTCCGCTACGAGATGGCCAAACGCGACCGCGAGGCCAAGAAGCACAACCTTTCGGCCCGGGTCAAGGAACTGAAGTTCCACCTCAATACCGACACCCACGATTACATGGTCAAGATGCGCCATGCCGAGGACTTCATGATCAAGGGCATGAAGGTCAAGCTCATGCTCGTCCTCCGCGGACGCGAAATGATCCGCAAGGACGACGCCCGCACCATGGCGCACAAAATCATCGCCGATCTCAACCACGTCGCCTCGGCCGACAGCGAACCGAAATTGGTTGGCAGAAACATCAATTTGATGTTAACTCCCCTCCCCGAAAAAAAGCGGGTCCGGAAATACACGGTCGAAAACGAAGTCTACGACGACGTTCCCGAGGGTCCGGAGGATGCGGAAGACGATGGTGATTCCGAATCCACCGAAAGCAACGCCAAGAGCACCAGCACTTAG
- the rpmI gene encoding 50S ribosomal protein L35, producing MAKGVSRSKTRKAVAKRFKISAGGKVKTSRAGRRHLAGSKNRKRKRRLASPKTLTDSDLGKIKENLLFG from the coding sequence ATGGCCAAAGGAGTATCCCGTTCGAAGACGCGCAAAGCCGTCGCCAAGCGGTTCAAAATTTCCGCCGGGGGCAAGGTGAAAACCTCCCGCGCCGGACGCCGCCACCTCGCGGGCAGCAAGAATCGCAAGCGCAAGCGCCGACTCGCCTCCCCCAAAACCCTCACCGACAGCGATCTGGGCAAAATCAAAGAGAACTTGCTCTTCGGCTGA
- the rplT gene encoding 50S ribosomal protein L20 — MPRATNAPASRERRKRVVTSAAGYRGRRSKLFRYAKDATYKAKYWSYRDRKTRKRNVRSLWTVRISAAVKAFDLNYSKFIAALKKAKIEIDRKVLADLAVSEPAVFEQVVKAARG; from the coding sequence ATGCCCAGAGCCACCAATGCCCCCGCCTCCCGTGAACGCCGCAAACGGGTGGTCACCAGCGCCGCCGGTTACCGCGGCCGCCGCAGCAAACTCTTCCGTTACGCCAAGGACGCGACCTACAAGGCCAAGTACTGGTCTTACCGCGACCGCAAGACCCGCAAGCGCAACGTCCGTTCCCTTTGGACGGTCCGTATCAGTGCCGCCGTCAAGGCCTTCGACCTGAACTACAGCAAGTTCATCGCGGCCCTGAAGAAGGCCAAAATCGAAATCGACCGCAAAGTCCTGGCCGATCTGGCCGTTTCCGAACCGGCCGTCTTCGAACAGGTCGTCAAAGCGGCCCGCGGCTGA
- the pheS gene encoding phenylalanine--tRNA ligase subunit alpha yields the protein MIADLQSLQAEALAALEQVANPAALEEWRITYLSRQGRLPALLEKMKDLPKEQRPEAGKAANLAKTAIQSAFDAKKDSFTLSDSGMPDDPTLPGRPFPTGARHPVSRLVDRSIDIFRRMGFALATGPEIDTEFHNFDALNTPADHPARNEQDTFYLDLPPAGNLGRRLLRSHTSTVQIRTMQKEKPPIKIIAPGRCFRRDEVDATHGMFFTQLEALVVDEGITLAHLKGTMECFFRELFGPETRIRFRPHFFPFTEPSFEVDMSVPGLRIKGKEWIEIGGCGMVDPAVFAAVGIDATRYTGFAFGMGLERMVMMIHGIPDLRLLYENDVRFLEQFRTA from the coding sequence ATGATCGCCGATCTGCAATCACTGCAAGCCGAGGCCCTCGCCGCACTCGAACAGGTCGCGAACCCCGCGGCCTTGGAGGAATGGCGCATCACCTACCTCAGCCGACAGGGCCGTCTTCCCGCCTTGTTGGAAAAGATGAAGGACCTGCCCAAGGAACAACGACCCGAAGCCGGCAAGGCGGCCAATCTGGCCAAAACCGCCATCCAATCCGCCTTCGACGCCAAAAAAGATTCCTTCACCCTCTCGGATTCGGGCATGCCCGACGATCCCACCCTGCCCGGCCGTCCCTTTCCCACCGGCGCGCGCCACCCGGTCTCACGCCTTGTCGACCGGAGCATCGACATCTTCCGCCGCATGGGCTTCGCCCTCGCCACCGGTCCTGAGATCGACACTGAGTTCCACAACTTCGACGCCCTCAACACCCCCGCCGACCACCCGGCCCGCAACGAACAGGACACTTTCTACCTCGATTTGCCCCCCGCTGGAAACCTCGGACGGCGACTGCTCCGATCCCACACCTCCACCGTGCAGATCCGCACCATGCAGAAGGAGAAACCCCCGATCAAAATCATCGCCCCCGGCCGTTGCTTCCGCCGCGACGAGGTCGATGCCACCCACGGCATGTTCTTCACCCAACTCGAAGCCCTGGTCGTCGACGAAGGCATCACCCTCGCCCACCTCAAGGGGACCATGGAATGTTTCTTCCGCGAACTCTTCGGCCCGGAGACCCGCATCCGTTTCCGTCCCCACTTCTTCCCCTTCACCGAACCGAGCTTCGAGGTGGACATGTCTGTGCCCGGACTGCGCATCAAGGGCAAGGAATGGATCGAAATCGGCGGTTGCGGGATGGTCGACCCGGCGGTCTTTGCCGCGGTGGGCATCGATGCCACCCGCTACACTGGTTTCGCCTTCGGCATGGGACTGGAACGGATGGTCATGATGATCCACGGCATTCCCGATCTGCGTCTCCTTTACGAAAACGATGTCCGGTTCCTCGAACAGTTCCGCACCGCGTAA
- a CDS encoding mucoidy inhibitor MuiA family protein produces the protein MKTHPAPILLALLSSVIGVTAAEVKTDHRISEVTVYPDRAVVTRRASTPLTPGEHQIVFENLPIGLDENSVRAGGTGNGWKILGVELKRDYREPSQSPEVLKLRDLIQTTEEKKQDLSDEQNDLNQKRELLNKLSREASSGAAKEGDKPVINVADIQKLVDYYGGEQNKISLRLRAVERTQRNLDKDLEKFRADLAKLENPGNPQNRRVAVTVQADTATTAAVEISYMLANAGWTPQYDVHARGDSDKITLTSYGIVRQRTGENWTDARIVLSTARPQLGTALPDLDPWILQILQPMPAAAPMDSYSSTRELSARKQVLMGQVAQEMRSNRVDTKDEEGASVQLMESNIETRGFSAVFKVPGTTTVPSDGEPHRCTISRQEMSAERTYTATPKLMPGAFVKAKVKNANPAPLLPGALNVFMENDFIGSSALSLVGPEGVFDLFLGKDDGIKVQRKDKVRKEETTGLVNKSRLLKIGYTIEVENLKKTEETLTVKDQIPVAQQDQIKVRPTALNPKPAKENKENGEITWELKLKAREKKVIEVEFEVEAPIGMPVGGI, from the coding sequence ATGAAAACCCACCCCGCTCCCATCCTCCTGGCCTTGCTCTCCTCCGTCATTGGAGTCACAGCCGCCGAAGTCAAAACCGACCACCGCATCAGCGAGGTCACCGTCTACCCCGACCGCGCCGTCGTCACCCGCCGCGCCTCCACCCCCCTCACTCCGGGCGAACACCAGATCGTCTTCGAAAACCTCCCCATCGGACTAGACGAGAACTCCGTTCGCGCCGGCGGTACCGGCAATGGATGGAAGATCCTCGGCGTCGAACTCAAGCGCGACTACCGCGAACCCTCCCAGTCCCCCGAAGTCCTCAAGCTCCGAGACCTCATCCAAACCACCGAGGAAAAGAAACAGGACCTTTCGGACGAACAAAACGACCTCAACCAGAAGCGAGAACTGCTCAACAAACTCAGCCGCGAGGCCAGTTCCGGCGCGGCCAAGGAAGGGGACAAGCCAGTCATCAACGTGGCCGATATCCAGAAGCTGGTCGATTACTACGGCGGCGAACAGAACAAGATCTCCCTACGCCTCCGTGCGGTCGAGCGCACCCAGCGCAACCTCGACAAAGACTTGGAAAAATTCCGAGCCGACTTGGCCAAGCTGGAGAATCCCGGCAACCCCCAGAACCGCCGCGTGGCCGTCACCGTACAGGCCGATACCGCCACCACGGCCGCGGTGGAGATATCCTACATGCTCGCCAACGCCGGCTGGACCCCGCAGTATGACGTCCACGCCCGGGGCGACTCCGACAAGATCACCCTCACCTCCTACGGGATTGTCCGCCAGCGCACCGGCGAAAACTGGACTGACGCCCGCATCGTGCTCTCCACCGCCCGGCCCCAGCTCGGCACCGCCCTGCCCGACCTGGATCCCTGGATCTTGCAAATACTCCAACCCATGCCAGCCGCCGCACCCATGGATTCTTACTCCTCCACCCGTGAACTGTCGGCCCGGAAACAGGTTCTGATGGGCCAGGTGGCCCAGGAGATGCGCTCCAATCGTGTAGACACCAAGGATGAAGAAGGGGCATCCGTTCAATTGATGGAATCCAACATCGAAACCCGGGGCTTCTCCGCCGTCTTCAAGGTCCCCGGCACCACCACCGTCCCCAGCGACGGTGAACCCCACCGCTGCACCATTTCCCGTCAGGAAATGTCAGCCGAACGCACCTACACCGCCACACCCAAACTCATGCCCGGTGCCTTCGTCAAAGCAAAGGTCAAGAACGCCAATCCCGCACCGCTCCTTCCCGGTGCCCTCAACGTCTTCATGGAAAATGATTTCATCGGCAGCTCCGCCCTCTCCCTCGTCGGTCCCGAAGGGGTCTTCGACCTCTTCCTCGGCAAGGACGACGGCATCAAGGTCCAGCGCAAGGACAAGGTGCGCAAGGAAGAAACCACCGGACTGGTCAATAAATCCCGCCTGCTCAAAATCGGCTACACCATCGAGGTCGAGAACTTGAAAAAAACCGAAGAGACCCTCACGGTCAAGGACCAGATCCCCGTGGCCCAACAGGACCAGATCAAAGTCCGCCCCACCGCCCTCAATCCCAAGCCGGCCAAGGAAAACAAGGAAAACGGCGAAATCACCTGGGAACTCAAACTCAAAGCCAGGGAAAAGAAGGTCATCGAAGTGGAGTTCGAAGTCGAAGCCCCAATCGGCATGCCTGTCGGAGGAATATGA
- a CDS encoding MotA/TolQ/ExbB proton channel family protein produces the protein MISLPLTLPMAAGLVYAWNASTIEGKVIIFLLVIGSAFSWSVMATKFVFVRQARRDNRLFLRRYRDSRHPLELFEKQAPFGASPLAAVYQNGCRELSFHLLGSSVVDETYSARLIGAPKIDATSMTSVRSALERAVGEESLKLESNLILLATAVSGAPFLGLLGTVWGVMDAFGDVALAGKANLAALAPGVSAALITTVAGLLVAIPAMFGYNFLITTLKGMMVEMENFAAECASDFEHKHLSRRS, from the coding sequence ATGATATCCCTGCCCCTCACCCTGCCCATGGCAGCCGGCCTCGTCTACGCTTGGAACGCCAGCACCATCGAGGGCAAGGTCATCATCTTCCTCCTCGTCATCGGCTCGGCCTTCAGTTGGTCGGTCATGGCCACCAAGTTCGTCTTCGTCCGCCAGGCCCGCCGCGACAACCGCCTCTTCCTGCGCCGCTACCGCGATTCCCGCCACCCTTTGGAGCTTTTCGAAAAACAGGCCCCCTTCGGCGCCTCACCCCTCGCTGCCGTCTACCAGAATGGTTGCCGCGAACTCAGTTTCCACCTCCTCGGCTCCAGTGTCGTCGATGAAACCTACTCCGCCCGCCTCATCGGCGCCCCCAAGATCGACGCCACCTCCATGACCTCCGTCCGCTCCGCCCTCGAGCGCGCCGTGGGCGAGGAATCCCTCAAGCTCGAATCCAACCTCATCCTCCTGGCCACCGCGGTCAGCGGCGCGCCCTTCCTCGGTCTCCTCGGCACGGTCTGGGGCGTCATGGACGCCTTCGGCGATGTCGCCCTCGCGGGCAAGGCCAACCTGGCCGCCCTCGCCCCCGGCGTTTCGGCCGCCCTCATCACCACCGTGGCCGGCCTCCTCGTCGCCATCCCGGCCATGTTCGGCTACAACTTCCTCATCACCACCCTCAAGGGCATGATGGTCGAAATGGAAAACTTCGCCGCCGAGTGCGCCTCTGATTTCGAACACAAGCATCTCTCCCGTCGTTCGTAA
- a CDS encoding biopolymer transporter ExbD, protein MRRPSQRLDRGTLTELNITPLLDLCFVLLIIFMITAPTLEQSIDLSLPDSTEQKAPSKIESEAVLQVALRADGSIYIERNRVSLRELEQAMRDLLRRKPNAAVYLRADKKLEYQKLVDVLDLIKKTGIKLGIATTPEKR, encoded by the coding sequence ATGCGCCGCCCCTCCCAACGCCTGGATCGCGGAACGCTCACCGAGCTCAACATCACCCCCCTGCTCGACCTCTGCTTCGTCCTCCTGATCATCTTCATGATCACCGCTCCCACCCTCGAACAAAGCATCGACCTGTCCCTGCCCGACTCCACCGAACAAAAGGCCCCCTCCAAGATCGAATCCGAGGCCGTCCTCCAGGTCGCCCTCCGCGCCGACGGCTCGATTTACATCGAACGCAACCGCGTAAGCCTGCGCGAACTCGAACAGGCGATGCGCGACCTGCTCCGCCGCAAACCGAACGCCGCCGTCTACCTGCGTGCCGATAAAAAGCTTGAATACCAAAAACTGGTCGATGTCCTGGACTTGATCAAAAAAACCGGGATCAAACTCGGCATCGCCACCACCCCGGAAAAACGCTGA
- a CDS encoding energy transducer TonB, whose product MPMPRSAPTFSPIKDTPRHAAPGTGATEHHIKPATFAWVVFFHLLALALLTLLPQLHAPGKSDPFIEMVALGELDPGEGNSLEQTSSGQGPISPLTPSHAPAPLQPPKPPSPAAAITPPTPAPAPPIPTPQPTSQAQPVTPPKNTVPPPSPTPTPTPAKSKPAPVPVKVNLTPVKRGDGATAPSGAGTSTPQHTQPGGTGSGQGLSASEIKARLAGKVGNAGIPGGTGSGRPGDPDGDPNAEPYKALIKVVLTKAWEKPSIPEDLKATLRIRVKPDGTLVFEGLEKSSGNAEMDASVIGTVHRVGKLPQALPPGLGNPDLVVPVIFELN is encoded by the coding sequence ATGCCCATGCCCCGCTCCGCGCCCACTTTCTCCCCGATCAAAGACACCCCCCGCCATGCCGCGCCCGGCACCGGTGCGACGGAACATCACATCAAGCCCGCCACCTTTGCCTGGGTCGTCTTCTTCCACCTCCTCGCACTCGCGCTCCTCACTCTGCTCCCCCAGCTTCACGCCCCGGGAAAAAGCGACCCGTTTATCGAGATGGTCGCACTCGGGGAGCTGGATCCCGGCGAGGGCAATTCGCTGGAACAGACATCTTCCGGCCAGGGTCCTATCTCTCCGCTCACGCCCAGCCATGCCCCGGCCCCCCTGCAACCACCCAAACCACCCTCCCCTGCCGCAGCAATCACCCCGCCCACTCCGGCACCCGCACCGCCCATTCCTACCCCTCAACCGACATCCCAAGCCCAGCCGGTCACTCCCCCTAAAAACACGGTTCCACCTCCCTCTCCAACCCCCACCCCGACTCCCGCCAAGTCCAAACCAGCCCCCGTCCCGGTCAAAGTCAACCTCACCCCGGTGAAGCGCGGCGACGGAGCCACCGCGCCCAGTGGGGCGGGCACCTCCACGCCCCAGCACACCCAGCCCGGGGGCACCGGTTCCGGACAGGGCCTCTCCGCCTCCGAAATCAAGGCCCGCCTCGCCGGCAAAGTCGGCAATGCCGGCATCCCCGGCGGCACCGGCAGTGGACGACCGGGCGATCCCGACGGCGACCCCAACGCCGAACCCTACAAAGCCCTGATCAAAGTCGTCCTGACCAAGGCCTGGGAAAAACCCTCCATCCCGGAGGACCTCAAGGCCACCCTGCGCATCCGGGTCAAACCCGACGGCACGCTCGTTTTTGAAGGCCTGGAAAAATCCTCCGGCAACGCCGAGATGGACGCCTCCGTCATTGGCACCGTCCACCGCGTGGGCAAATTGCCCCAGGCCCTCCCCCCCGGGCTCGGCAACCCCGACCTCGTCGTCCCCGTCATCTTCGAGTTGAACTGA
- a CDS encoding biopolymer transporter Tol, with protein sequence MPRTLLSCLLLLGLGLTHSSAQEGAIVINKGRVNIALGGFSGPNADQVRSILANDLTLSSAFAITPASEAAFTASAITSASGISGTVTGADGRTALSGNYNGDVRAATHAFADAIVEKLTTQKGIASSKLVFISAESGHKEVYLMDIDGANVRPLTKDASTSIGPKLSPDGNRIAYTSYKGGYPDVWLIDLTAKKRFNLTKDFPGTNQSPSFSPDGSTLALILSKDGNTDLYTMPADGGTANRLTRTRGTESTPTWSPDGSTLAFISDDRGSPQVYLIPSAGGQLQRINTSSTYTTETDWSPDGKKLAFSVRVAGGNQIAMTVLPGGEPKVLTTSGNNESPSWTRNSRHLVYARAGALYLLDSITRESVQLKNGIGKASEPNCSR encoded by the coding sequence ATGCCCCGCACCCTCCTATCCTGCCTACTCCTTCTCGGCCTTGGCCTCACTCACAGCTCCGCCCAAGAAGGCGCCATCGTCATCAACAAGGGCCGGGTCAACATCGCCCTCGGCGGATTCTCCGGCCCCAACGCCGACCAGGTCCGATCCATCCTGGCCAACGACCTCACCCTCTCCAGCGCCTTCGCCATCACCCCCGCCAGCGAGGCCGCCTTCACCGCCAGCGCCATCACTTCGGCCTCCGGGATCAGTGGCACCGTCACAGGGGCCGACGGCCGCACCGCCCTCAGCGGGAACTACAACGGCGATGTCCGCGCCGCCACCCACGCCTTCGCCGATGCCATCGTGGAAAAACTCACCACCCAGAAAGGCATCGCCTCCTCCAAGTTGGTCTTCATCTCCGCAGAATCAGGCCACAAAGAGGTTTACCTGATGGACATCGACGGTGCCAACGTCCGCCCCTTGACCAAAGACGCCAGCACCAGCATCGGGCCGAAACTCTCTCCCGACGGCAACCGCATCGCCTACACTTCGTACAAGGGCGGCTACCCCGATGTCTGGCTGATCGACCTCACCGCCAAGAAACGCTTCAACCTGACCAAGGATTTCCCCGGCACCAACCAGAGCCCCTCCTTCTCCCCCGACGGCAGCACCCTCGCCCTCATCCTGTCCAAAGACGGCAACACCGATCTATATACCATGCCGGCCGACGGCGGAACGGCCAACCGCCTGACCCGCACCCGCGGCACGGAGTCCACCCCCACCTGGTCCCCCGATGGCTCCACCCTGGCCTTCATCTCCGACGACCGCGGCAGCCCGCAGGTTTACCTGATTCCTTCCGCCGGAGGCCAACTCCAGCGCATCAACACCTCCTCCACTTACACCACCGAAACCGATTGGTCCCCCGACGGCAAAAAACTCGCCTTCAGCGTGCGCGTCGCCGGAGGCAACCAGATCGCCATGACCGTCCTGCCCGGCGGCGAGCCCAAAGTCCTCACCACCTCCGGCAACAACGAATCCCCCTCCTGGACCCGCAATTCCCGCCACTTGGTCTACGCCCGGGCCGGGGCCCTCTATCTCCTTGACTCCATCACCCGCGAATCCGTACAACTGAAAAACGGGATCGGGAAAGCCTCCGAACCCAATTGCAGCCGCTGA